A genomic window from Candidatus Bathyarchaeota archaeon includes:
- a CDS encoding type II secretion system F family protein, whose amino-acid sequence MSETQTFFQKLKARIAEETSEKKEEIDRELPFVVMLFALLSTSGVSLYDSWKRLRKMNLLPRFQEEAEELVRQVEVLGKDPLTAMYELGEKTGSKAYRDFLGGFVSTIKSGGKISDYMQSKLRVIFELRNKEMTRSTEKIATLVESYSVMLILILCIYILYSLLTSSTSMEQITGMNISSSPLMTFIIAFVAVPTISLLFLLVANNMHKSTMLNLTSVYKKTIISMAAATGVMVAFVFVPGLSEIGTSIGLSLLLTVFLVIGVLPGIVEYYKLARINYNAEASLPSFLRDITESQKTGISPEKSIIHATKRRDYGLFSQFLHLIRSQIEWGVSLKEIFRNIKQKISSWPVLVNFMMMVETIEVGGGSVRSLEILSEYSEKELESQINKRALLKPYVILAFVWSVLIALTTNIITVTMFVLNQFASASGTQILSAAMAEDSGILSLGIIFQCWLSGLFMGKISEGNIAAGLKYSAILTITAYISLIVSQDLLADLFGVVTF is encoded by the coding sequence ATGTCTGAAACCCAAACTTTTTTCCAAAAATTAAAGGCGCGAATTGCTGAAGAAACTAGCGAAAAGAAAGAAGAAATCGATCGAGAATTGCCTTTTGTTGTTATGCTTTTTGCTTTGCTATCTACTAGCGGAGTTTCGTTATATGACAGCTGGAAACGGTTACGTAAAATGAATCTGTTGCCTAGGTTTCAAGAAGAAGCAGAAGAACTTGTGCGGCAAGTTGAGGTTCTGGGAAAAGACCCTTTAACTGCAATGTATGAACTCGGAGAAAAAACTGGTTCCAAAGCGTATCGAGATTTTCTTGGCGGATTTGTTTCAACCATAAAAAGTGGAGGAAAAATCAGTGATTACATGCAAAGCAAACTAAGAGTAATCTTTGAGTTACGAAACAAAGAAATGACCCGTTCCACCGAAAAAATTGCTACCTTAGTCGAAAGTTACTCGGTCATGCTGATACTAATTCTTTGTATTTACATCCTTTACTCCTTGTTGACTTCTTCAACTTCAATGGAGCAAATAACTGGAATGAATATTTCTTCGTCACCTCTGATGACGTTTATAATCGCATTTGTTGCGGTTCCCACAATCTCTTTGCTATTTCTGCTTGTAGCAAACAACATGCACAAAAGCACAATGCTTAACCTAACATCAGTATACAAAAAAACAATCATTTCCATGGCAGCAGCAACTGGTGTAATGGTTGCTTTCGTTTTTGTTCCAGGGCTATCTGAAATAGGTACTTCTATAGGGCTTTCGCTTTTATTGACGGTATTCCTTGTAATTGGGGTATTACCTGGAATTGTTGAATACTACAAGCTTGCACGAATAAACTACAATGCTGAAGCGTCTTTGCCAAGTTTTCTTAGAGATATAACAGAATCCCAAAAAACTGGAATTTCCCCTGAAAAAAGCATAATTCATGCCACCAAGCGTCGAGATTATGGGCTGTTTTCTCAGTTTTTACATTTGATTCGTAGCCAGATTGAATGGGGCGTCTCCCTGAAAGAAATTTTTAGAAACATTAAACAAAAAATCAGTAGTTGGCCTGTTTTGGTAAACTTCATGATGATGGTTGAAACCATCGAAGTAGGTGGCGGCTCAGTAAGGTCCTTGGAGATTCTTTCCGAATACAGTGAAAAAGAACTGGAGTCTCAAATAAACAAGCGTGCTTTGCTTAAACCATATGTCATTTTGGCGTTTGTTTGGAGTGTACTCATTGCCTTAACTACCAACATTATAACCGTGACAATGTTTGTTTTGAACCAGTTTGCAAGTGCAAGCGGTACCCAAATATTATCTGCGGCAATGGCTGAAGACAGTGGAATTTTGTCTTTAGGAATCATTTTCCAGTGCTGGCTTTCAGGGTTGTTCATGGGAAAAATCAGTGAAGGAAACATAGCTGCAGGTCTTAAATATTCAGCAATTCTCACAATAACTGCTTACATATCATTGATTGTTTCACAGGACCTTTTGGCAGATCTTTTCGGAGTTGTAACATTCTAG